cttttgtttttgtcGACAAGCATTAGTTTTTTTCTTGCAATAACCAATATACTTTTTCTGCTTAATTGTAGTGGATGTAATAAGCAGGGGTGTCTCTAATCCCTCTAATTTGCGAGGATCGGGtagttcaaaacaaaaaattagaaaaaattaaaggtttTATATGAACAATTCGAAAGCCACTTTAGGATTTTTCCCAGTGACCTAATGTTTTTCAATTGCTGCTTTTCAGAACAACTGttcctaataaaaaaacacataaaaatataaataatatatactattaaataaaaaccttaagcaTTATGTGAACATGGTTTCCAACAAAGCATTTTCCATGATAAGCCTGTCTTTCTACTTTATTAGCCTTCAACACTTCATCAAGTTGCTGAATGCAGGGACCTGAAGTTTTATCAAGTACGTTTGCTTCATTTAATGAACTTAATTCTTTTatctagaaaaatatatatttaaagttttaaaatataagcatacatatataaatttttaataacatttttatttaacaaaaatttcattttaaacttaattaaacatttttgaaaacatagtttcataataataaataccttgtcgttttttattaaatcatagtAAACTATTCTTGGTGTATATATGTTCCTAATTTCTTCTGTTTTATCTGGCTCACATATAACCTTTAGAGAAATTGTGTCTTGTAGAAGTGCAATTTTATTGTCACAGTCTTCAATAACACATTTTACAAAATTGGATTGAACATGCATGTTAACATATTTGTCAAAATCAGCTTTACcaattatattattctttaAAGCAAGTTCTCCAGCAAGCTTTATATCTATTAAGTGGCATTCGTCTTCAAAcatgttgaaaaactttaaataggtACCCAAAGATATATGTAAAGCAGGTACAGCAAACTAACAAAATTTCAAAGGTTTATTAGACTACCAATACTAAACTCATGATTGAaccaaaaaagattaaaaaacagaAGTGCTAAATTATATTACCTGGTCTAGAggaatattaaataaagtttcattaatCACATTGTTGAATAATTTAGCATTTTTCAAATTTCCTCTATTACTTTGAAAACGATGAAAGTCATTGTTTAAGGAGTTTAAAGACCTTTGTGAAACAACATGCTCTCTACATAATGGAGCTAGTTGGACATCTTTTTTGGTGATGTCACAAAAAAGACAGCAATGCCGACCTATGCATAACAGAAATGGTATCAGTATAGTAaggttttcattgatttttaatgtttttaaagtccTTAAGTTTTCTTGATaagatttatttactttctaaaaaaaatggttttttgtATAAGTGTAATAAAAGCAGAGCAAACTTACCAATAGCTCCTGTAACTCCATATACGCTGCAAAGAAAATCATAATCACCAAACATAAAGACACGAACATTGCaatttctaaatattaataactgATAAATAACAATTGAATTGTTAATTATcagttattaatatttagagaagcataaaaaaataacaatttaaataaataaaaagattataattttgtataaactatAATTGCTTTTATCATTGGCATTATAACTTACTGCCATATCATGTTTTGTATCTCATCAACTTGCAATGTGTAACGAGACAGTCCTACTATAAGGTTAGTTCGATAGTCTTTGGCTTCAAATGTGCTGAACACAATACTATTTGATTTTGAGTTTGGTTGATCTTGGTTAACTATTTGATAACTCATTTTAAATGAACCACCTCCATAATCTCCACCAATTTTTATGTGGATTTCATCACACTTTattccattttgttttattaacctgaaacttaaaattaaaaaaaaaacaataaaaaaagaataatagcTTCGACTCTTTAtatgtttaagtaaaaaatatattaaactttataacctttgcaaatatattaaactttataccTTTGAAGAACATTTAGCCGGTTTTCAATATTTGAAGGTAGATTTTCTATGTATGCCCAGGGAGCATGTTTGATTTCAAGAGTAgacttattattttcattttgaaatgtaaaattctcATCCAACACAATAAGATCATTACCTGCCCAGGTATTTGCAACAACTCTTTGTTTACTGTTAGAAGCTGTCTGGACATTTCTTGAATTCAACCATCTACAATATTTTGTAAGTAAACTTTTTcctcaaattaattttttttattataaaagcattaataagacattattaaaaattcactTTAACACATCTTTACATACATTTatgtgtaaacttttttaataattgaaatttctttaactaattgaaaaaatattttacctagacattgtttttagtttattccATGGTATCCCCACATCAACTTTAAAGGCAACCAATTCTTCTGCAGAAAATTCAACAACTCCAACGTTAgcattttccaaaatttttctcttttgaTTATAATCAAATGATTTTAGCATAACTGCAGTTTGCATTACTTGTGAATCTTTAGAAATTCCAATCTGATGACTAACCTCCTCCATTAGAagtctgtttctttttttaagcgTACTTGTACTGCATGATGCACTTTCCTTGTAAGCTTTAGGTGTTACAGTTAAGCAAAGaggctttaaaaaaagtatatatttatacattaaaaatatcataacaataatctatattattatgtttattttaaactttagactaattcattttttccttaaaattttgcataacgaatttaatttttttttgaatacttacTCTTGGCCCACCAGATGGAAATTCTATTGTAGTTGTTTTCGAATGCTCAAGTTTGTGCTTAATGACCTGCACGACTGCAGTTTCAATATTTCGAGAGATATCACTTGATTTATTGACTTTATAGAAATCATCAATGATTGTACTATGCTCTCTCTTTAAATGATCGTTTTGGCAATCATGACATTCATATTtgtctttaaaaagattttttttttcacaaaatttgcATGCTATATATGAATGTTTTATCATTTCTGATACATGCACAGAACTGCAAAGGTTATTAACCATGATATAGGTTGAACATATAGGACATTTTGCTTCATTTTCTAGTTTACCTTTAATAAGCAATGCAATGCATCAGCTACAAAAAGAATGCTGACAATCTTTAATCATAACTGGTTGATgcattattttttcacaaactttacaaatacataATGTTAAATGAGGATTAAGCTCAAGATTTAATTCAGAATACTGATCTTGGTTCAAAGGTAAGGGTAAGGACTTTAGAAACAGATTAAAGTTTATTTGCGTCCATCTTTTAAATGCTCCTGGTCTTCCTACATTTGGCTTTGGTTTTCGACCAGCTTTACCAAATACACAATTACACTCATTTGCTTGAcattttaaccaaatttttggtataacattgaaagttttattaccTCGGTTTTCATAATTCACCATAGTTGCATTGCATTTCAAACACATTTGTGCTGGATGAACATCTAAACAATCttcagcaatatttattttaaaaatattataaattctatCACGCCTACTGATGGTTTTTATAGAGTCTTTTCCAGTCAAATTTCCACAAATTCTGCATACTCTCAGtaatttttgttgatgtttttcaGCCATCATcaaaatgaagattttataaaaacctcttgactaaaaaatgaaaatatatttcataaaaaaatgatcggttatagaaactaaaattttttgagagacgattaacaatatttttattaaaaactaacccaaataccataaaaattttatttcgtcAATAATTAGCATCTATGACATAGACTATGTAAAGTGTTAGTTTAGGTAATATTCcagttaaaagttaattaattaaagtggatgtttaaatatatttttcacattGATTTTATGCTTAAACTAACTCATTTAcgtaaaatttcattttatgaGTCAAAATATTAGCAACCATTAAAATATTGtctttaaaaacagaaaacaagGTTGAATTATGATATACAAATTGAACacgcaaaatataaaattagataacAGAGTATTTGTAACAGACGCATGCGCATAATAAAATCCCAAGCTTTCATAAGTATTGAATCACCGTGTCacatacttaaaatttttattttttttttattttttatttatttatattgtttttttttgtttttatcttcttatatattttttttttatttacacaattaaattcaatattaaaagtatagaCCGTTCGTTAtgcaaattatttacaaatattacgagatattttatatacgagatacaaattatttatatacgagatataaattattatagaatATACGAGatacaaatttacaaatattacaaaatatttacaaatattacattatataaGCAAACAAAGCATCAAAAAACATAGATCTACTCTACTAGACCGTAGTATTTGAAGTAAAGaaatagttaagaaaaaaaaaagtatttgaaataaagaaatagttaattaataaataatatctactatataaaagtttttccacaatagatattatttattattagtattacttATATTAGAAGATGCAAGCATTACTGAAGTATTAAAAAACTCAAGAAAAATTAtcagacttttttttgaaaaagtgacTACTTAAGGATATgctgaaatgcaaaaaaaaaaaacaaaaaacttttacttatattagaCTGTAAGCACATATCTACGTTATTTGTTTAAGCGAGTTCCATCAGGAACTAATGACGTATTTTACGAGACCGGAAGGTCTGCGTAAAGAGAAGGCGAGGatgttttttatggttttatataggtagcaaaatatatatacatacgtgtttacattttaatgagccatagaagatttaaaaatttttttagttttaataaactcTTAAATATTCTAATAAGTCTAGATTCTATTCAAATATTAGTAACACAAACAAAATTTACTTCTGTATAATTATTTACAGCATTTTACCGAAACTCATTTATTATACAATAAGAAACGGCATAACATCATGCATCTCAGCGGCATACTTCAcgcatttttttgcaataaaatttaagaaatctataggtttttgttttttaagtaaagtttaaTGCTCTTAaacaattgttataaaaaacattttgattaaatattaacgaaataaaacttaatgtcTATTTTACAAGTACGAAagcgttatataaaaatttaaccttcgaacaaaatttttttataaaagaatctGCGCAAAAttcgaatttttttgtttcgttgaCAACGAAAATCTTAAAGAACTAAACGGcgaaaactttaaatttgaaaaataattgacGAAAATGTTAATGTTTGTGCATAGCtaaaatcaatataattttattttatcattctgATCGAAGATcgattaagtaaaatttaatgtttaatttacgataaatgaaaatttgactttcgaaaaaaattaacttaaaaaaaaactttgcaaaacttTCGAAATTTTATATTTCGTTGACAAcgaaattataaagaaacaaatggcgaaaaatttaaacttgaaaaataatttctttaagtttcaATAAACCTTATGACTTTATCTTAAACACCATGTATAATAACCAAGGTcgaatataataaagaaatgtttcagtaaaataatttatttaataagtagAAAGTTTATTAACcctacatatacatacatacaccaaacagatattttaatcaaatttaacttaatacagcataaacaaataatacatagtaaatgttaaatatataaaacattaggcaaacaattataattattattaaaaatatagtaattattattaatagtacatcaatattgtatgaaaaataataaaaattaataatataataatcatttgaaaataataacattaaaaaataacaattaataacaaaataacaacgataaaaataagagaatttatataccaaaatatttatacttagcttaataatcaattattattattattattaacttaatattattattatcaattacgtttaaaaaaattaatttataaaaagttatatcacaattataattatatattttatagtttatattgtaattatttttattaatatattttaaaacgaataaattacattttatttcaataataaacgatttattaaactttttagttttaattcttatatttaattcgtatattttaaagcatatttagtaataaaaaaataaactaaatatttcatttaatactttataattattgtttttcttttatatatttaaaatattaaacattttttcgcgttaaaaaattaatttatcgaggttatcaaaatattttccacGGTACTTAATCTTAAACTTCTTGATGTTCGAGCAGCGAATCCATTTACAAATATCTTTAATGAAATCAATGTCGTCGTGAAGTTCAAGTTCTAATTCTTCACAAAGAATAATCCAAGGAAGAAAGTTTTCTtcgaaatctttttttgttattaaataagaTGAGATGTTTATTCGCAACTCTTCAATCTTATCTTTCGGTTTCCATCCTTCGAAATTAATTGGACGATAAAAGCTGACAAAGCGAACATTAGTTGAACAtcgaattaaaagttttttttctttatcacttaaaatatttttatcaacacgTAACCACCATAACTTTCTTCCagattttatgtaataatttacGAAATAATTATCGCAAGAAGTTGCGTAAGACGTTTTTCTATAGTCAATCGAAATCCTCATCAGCCTTCGTTCATCAACGATAGATTTTATTTCATCAGTAAATGACGACtgactttcataaaaacattcgtagaataaatataaatcatgaaAACCagtttttctagatttttttagaCGATCTaaagaaatgttaaataaaactataaacaaaaaaaactaacaataataaaaataataatcaaaattgtgatattatatttgttatattattctttttatatatacatataataataattaactttaattaaataaaaaactgaatacagttttttattattaatttttttcagttttttattattaatacattttatttacattataatattataaacataaaaaataatattaataaacattattattaaatcataaaattatataaaaaactacataaaactTAGAATCAAAATAGTTCCTTAAAgtagattataaaaaatttactaattttgttAATTCGAACATAATTTtcatgttattaaatttaattataaattataaatgttgttatatttataatttataattatatataatattttataatttataattatatataatatatataatatttataatatacatataaaatataatatacattttacttgatataacaaaaaaaaaaattgataatttatttaagttagaaaaaatattttaaattcatattattaatattatattttattaatgttcgaaataaatatcattattttttgatgtaaaaagataaaaagaaagcGGGTTTTATTTATACGCAGATTTGAAGACTCAGTGTTTTTTATAAACCGAATATCTAAAGAACTTggtttaatttagaatttacaATCTCCTTTGACAATCTTTTACGAAATAAGTTCTTTAagtaaatccaaaaaaataaaaagagtaactAACGTCGCTAAGAGCAACCGGTAATCTAATCTatcaaatttgaatttttttcttaaattatattgaatgcatggttgttaaaaaaatttgatcaaattttgttttaaaaagaaaaattatattcatgTAACAGCCATTTTAACATAacaaagaatatagtttttttggcCAAATAAACACAATTTGTTGCAGGAAATTTAACTTCCACTGTAAACAAGAAAAAACctattataaactttattgtcACAGTTCGTATTAAAACTCGGAAGATCtgttaaaatgcaaaaaaatagtACTCTAttatagaaatgttttatatatttattaaatcgaATGAAAAAAAAGTCGATTAAAAATAAAGTCGTTTGAAATTACACTCTTATAATAGAATGAACTTATATCTTGAAatcaaattaatatcaaaaaatgttaaattaaattaaaatgttttcaacaCTTTTccttgtatttatataaaataatttacctaataaatcaaaatgaaaaaaaaaaaaaataaaaaaaataaagttgttatcATCCATCAATTCTATTCAAGAGATCATCGTcgtaatttattatttgcagCAATTcaatttaagtttcaaaatatgatttttttttaaaaaaaaaaaacaataattaaatatgaaaactgAAGTTTACTTACGAAAATTTACAAGTTTTGTTACCAGtgagaatttttataaacaatggtaacaaaatgattttgtaaagcattttaagaaaaaaatcaaaaagttagagtttttatatataagactCGATCATCgaacttcaaaaaatctttttataaattcgAAAGAAGTAGAAGCAGTTAAAAACAAACGGAGAGCTTACGTAATGATATCGTAACTATCGCAACCATTTGATAATGGTAGCGGGTCGTTAAagagaaaagtttaaaagagaaaagaactttttttttctctatcaTGTTGGTTTTCATCTCTGTTAATAAAATGTTGCATTGGTGTCAttagtttcaactttttattaattgtttaaattaatactttatttataaatttattgtattagTTGCACTACTCCCAATTTATTCAAAGAtgttaaatttatatgtttaaaaaaatctcagttATTGAATGGTAGTAGACTCCAGTAACTTTTTCGCCCTTATGGGTCGTCCGTAAAGTACGTACGCccaaaatttagaaatttgaCTTCCCCCTCCCCCTGTTGCAATGCGTACATTATAAGTCCTTCatcccctcccccccccccccccacacacacacactaaaAAGTACGTTCGcttttgccttttttttctccctaataatttaaagagttttaatttagaaaatatttaataattgtacACCTTACCTCATccattactttattaaatgccTTTTGCAGATCACTACTCCCCTTAAgacatatgttttaaaagttgggGTTGCTTTAAAACATGTCTTTAAAGACATGTTTTTAAGGAACcccaacttttaaaacatatgtcTTAAGGGGAATTCTATGCCACGGATACTTGGAACCTCGGCACATGATCCCAACATTGAAGACATGTCTTTAAAGACAAAGTCTTTAATGGAGgaccgtttttttttaaaggagacgcaaatgtgatacaaaatacaaaagtatttcaatatattttttatcaacaattctACAGCCGCTTTTCAAAACAcctaaattgctttttaaaaaatatattgatgtatctaaactttttctctttggaaatcaatattttgactttaattaaaatcaatatttattttatatcaatatttattttgtttcaaaatgtaactatttttgagttattttttttttaaaagaccgCACAAAATTTGCAGCAATTATTACAACTAGCTCCAGATGCTTTGCggtctttttataaacttttacacaatatttatctattaaaatcacttattcaaatataacaaaaagacCCCACAACATTTAGAGCAATTATATTGCAACTAGCTCTAGATGTTTTGGgaactttttatcaaacaacggataattttaaacaaatccgATTTGTTGTAAGTGGCAAActgaacaactttttatttattagttctTACTTTAAGCAAACAAAGAATTCCAAAATAATGGGAAAAACAACCCGAAGCGTCTGATATAACAGTTTCGCAGGagatatatcaatatatttataaagatttctGGAAGTGTTTG
This genomic interval from Hydra vulgaris chromosome 01, alternate assembly HydraT2T_AEP contains the following:
- the LOC136074170 gene encoding uncharacterized protein LOC136074170 translates to MVNNLCSSVHVSEMIKHSYIACKFCEKKNLFKDKYECHDCQNDHLKREHSTIIDDFYKVNKSSDISRNIETAVVQVIKHKLEHSKTTTIEFPSGGPRPLCLTVTPKAYKESASCSTSTLKKRNRLLMEEVSHQIGISKDSQVMQTAVMLKSFDYNQKRKILENANVGVVEFSAEELVAFKVDVGIPWNKLKTMSRWLNSRNVQTASNSKQRVVANTWAGNDLIVLDENFTFQNENNKSTLEIKHAPWAYIENLPSNIENRLNVLQSFRLIKQNGIKCDEIHIKIGGDYGGGSFKMSYQIVNQDQPNSKSNSIVFSTFEAKDYRTNLIVGLSRYTLQVDEIQNMIWQNCNVRVFMFGDYDFLCSVYGVTGAIGRHCCLFCDITKKDVQLAPLCREHVVSQRSLNSLNNDFHRFQSNRGNLKNAKLFNNVINETLFNIPLDQVI